ACCTGCACAACTGGCATCAGCACATCTGGGAGGGGAGACCCTTTCCAAGGGACAGCCAGGCAGCAGGGTGGCCCACACCGAGCTCCTGTCCCCCTAGGCGTGGTGTGGCAGGGATGAGGAGCCGGCAGCGGATGTTTGCTGCGGTGATGCGCCTGCTGCTCAAGTGCCTGCGGCTGGGCCGGCGGCGGCGGTTCAAGCTGGTGCGGCAGGCGGAGCAGCTGTGGCACTATGGGCACCTCTGCCTTCGCTCCCTGCTCTACAACTCCTTCACCAATGGCGATGTGGTGCTTGACTCCCTCTTCGAGCCCGTCTACTGGCTGGTGGACCACGTCACTCGATGGTTTGGCGTGGTGAGTCCCCGTGGTGTGGTGACCACCCCTCAATGGGCAAGGCACACCCATTGCTGGGGCTAGTGTGCTGCTGGGGCAACTGAGTCTCAGGGCTGCCTGTGCTCCAGACAGGAAGGGAGCTGGGACCTCTGTGAGTGGTTCATAATGGTTTCCTGTGGCTGTGTCTTGTCCATACCTCTCCTGAGGCAGtgaggggcaggcactgcccaCTCTAGTGACCCAGGCTCCTTTCCCTTAGGTGTTTGTAGCACTGGTGATCGGGCTGACAAGCTCTATTGTGGCCATTGTGTACATCTGCCTGCTGCCCCTCATCCTGCAGACCTACACACCTGCCTGGATCTGCTGGCACCTCGCCTATGGACACTGGAACCTCATCATGATTGTCTTCCACTACTACATGGCCATCACCACCTCACCTGGGCACCCACCACAGGTGAGGCACCAAGCAGCAGTGTAGCTTTTCCCAGCTGGACACTGGGGACTAGCTACAGATGATCACTGGGAACAGCCTGGTGGTGATGTTGCAGGAGGCCTCCTTTGGGTTGGGAAATCTaggctgggcactgcagagTGGGGAGGCAGGGCGGTCATAGGGGAGGTAAGAAGCATGAGGTGCAGGGTTTAGGTGCACATATCTTTTCTGACCTGTGCACAGGCCAAGAATGACCTTACTGGCGTCTCCATCTGCAGGAAATGCATTGCCCCCAAGCCAGCTCGCACCCACCACTGCAGCATCTGCAACAGGTAGGGCACCCTCCCTCTGCCTGAGGCAGCCTCTGGgatccctctccttccctctgccccacaaCAAGATAGGGGTCTTTCCCCTTTGCATGCTGGCTCACTGCCCTGTCTCTTGCAGCCGAGAGCTGGGGGGGTGCCTGTGCCCTCCCAAACACAGCGCTTGCACTGGTTCTGACACTGGTgctgctctcctccctcccaggtGTGTTCTGAAGATGGACCACCACTGCCGTATCCTTCTGCAGTACTGACAGTGGCACTCTCCTGGGGGCAGCTGGCCCTGCTCCCCCCTTCTCTTGTCCTACTCCTCTCACAGGGAGTCAGCTAGCGCAGGGACAGGTGGTCCCTGGGGTGGGTTTGGACCATCATGTCATGGTTATGTACCTTTAACCCCAGAGGCAGCCTGGCTAAACAACTGTGTGGGACACTACAACCACCGCTActtcttctccttctgcctGTTCATGACCATGGGCTGCATCTACTGCAGCATCAGCGGCTGGGAGATGTTCCGGGATGCCTACGCAGCCATTGAGGTGAGCAGACAGGCTCTGGCCTTCACCTGCTATGCACTGAGGCCGCCTGGACTCCCCAGGCTGAGCTTGCAGAGCAAGGCTGGGCCAGGCCCAACCACGTAGTGATTTTgcttcttctctccctcctcctcctcctgtgaGGCCCCCCAGCTGCTCTGGTCCTGTGGGGATGTGAGGGCAAgggtccctgccctctcctccaATACACATAACTGGTGCCATTTTCCATTCCCCCAGAGAATGAAACTGCTTGAGAAGGAGAGACTGCAGGTGGCTGCCAACCAGGtgggacatccctgccctgcagctgcaccaCGCTGTGTGGAGCAGAGTTGCCCTGCAGGCTGGATCCTGCTTGGGGCTCTGCTCTCAAGGAGCACCTCACATCAGAACCAGCCCCCCATGCTCATCTCACATGTCAGAGCTGAGGCTGGCCTGATAGCTCTGTTACAGACACTGCCTCCAGCAGCTTTGGGTCTGCTTCTCTGTGTACGCAGCTTCCCCGGGCTTGGGCTGGTGACAGCTGCTTGGCATGTGCTGCTCAGGCCATGGTCTCCTGGGGAAACTGTGGCACTGGGTACACATCTCACCCCAACCATCAGCTGCAGTGTCCAGATCAGTCCCatggctgctccctgccccctTAACTCTACCCCACTGCTCCTCACACCTGTGCCACCTCTGGCTGTCTGCCTGTCTTGTGGCTGTGTCAGGCTGCCTCTCCCTCACCCTGGCTGTTCTGTAAGTTCAGCTGCAGTCCCTTCTTGCTGTCGAAGCTCTGCAGCAGTGAGGGGTGCAGCAGTCCCTGTCTGGCTTCAAGCTTTAAAGCAGTTTGGGTAATTCACCCTTCTCTGGTCCTTTTCCAGACATACTACCAGACCCCAccacccaccttctccttccgCCAGCGAGCTTTCCACAAGAGCGTGGTCTACCTCTGGGTCCTGTGCAGGTGAGGGGGCTCAGGGGCTGGGAGTTACAGCATGAAGCCTGTGACACTGCTTGCCCTCTACCTGCCTGTGGCTGGGCTTGCTTACTCTAGCAcagacatccctgccctgccagccttcAGGCCACAGAGGAGGAAAGACAGTGTTGCTCTGTCACAGGGGATTAGACAAGCTGACCCACTTACTCAGCTCTGGGTGTGGGGAAGCAGCCTGagccctgccagctgcagcaccagagaGGGAAGGCCTGTGCCCAACCTGCTGTCCCTTGTCATACCCAGCTCAGTTGCATTGGCCCTGGGTGCCCTCACCCTGTGGCACGCTGCCCTCATCACCCGTGGGGAAACCAGCATCGAGCGGCACATCAACAGGAAGGAGCGCCAGAGACTGCAGAAGAAAGGCAAGGTGAGCACAGCCCATGGCTTGGGAGTctggccagggcagagccagacATGATGCAGCTCTCCCCCTTCTACAGGTCTTTAGGAACCCCTATAGTTACGGCAGCTGGGATAactggaaggtgttcctggGTGTGGACATGCCAAGGTAGAGTCTTGGGAAGCCCCTGTCTGGGAAGGTGGTGACTCAACAACTTAGAGGGGTGTGGGGACAATGGGGGCTCTCCTTGGGCAGCTGGGAGAGAGCAGGACAGTGACCATCCCACACTGTGTTGCTCTGGGCTCTGTAAGCTCAGGACATGGCTTGGCTCCTCAGAGCTGAGAAGCACCAAGATTCCACCTTTTGTGGCCTCACTCTTCTCCCCACAGGCACTGGCTCACCCGTGTTCTGCTGCCCTCTCCTCACCTGCCCCATGGGACAGGCCTGAGCTGGGACCTGCCTCCTTGCATGACAGAGCAGCACACACCACTCCTGGCCATCTGAGACCCGGTGCTCCAGACATCCCTCCCCGCAGGCAGGGGAGCACATGGGGGACCCCCCTCCACCCCTTTGGCCCACGTGCCTGGCAGAAGTCTGGTGCTGGCACACATCGCTGACTGGAGCCAGAGCCACGTGAAAGTCCATGGACAGTGTCGGTGCCTGGTTGCCTGCTCTCTTGGCTCTTGGTGGCTGCAGGCAGCCCCGGTGAAAGGcggcagagcagctgctcccttctccagctgaggGTGCTGCCCTCAGGAGCACAGGTACAGGCCAGCGCAGGCCCAGCTCAGCTTTCCAGAGGGCTGGGCCCAGAGGATGGCACCCCCATGCCTCAAGTACTTCCCAGGGAGCCTTTTTAAGACCATCCACTAAATAccgtttggtttttttaagagtctgccttttttccctttgtgcagGGCACAGACTTCTGGGAATGGGAGGAGAGGGATCCCCATGATTCCTCCATgtgaaaagaggagaaagggtCTATAACCAGCAGCATCTTAAGCTGCTCAACATACAGAAAGGGCACTGAGTCCCAGCCTGAGCTTCATGGACACCCTAGAAACATTACCAAAACAGATCTATTTATTCCTCTGGCACATGGGTTATCACACACCACACATGTGCACAGACCTGTCCTTTCCACTCACACATGGTGGGTTTGTCCATCACtgtccccagctgcagcagaaggTGGGCAAGCgatgagcagcacagctccttccctgctgagGGTGCCAGGAAGGTGCTGCAGCGAGGGATGCTTTCTGCTGGCCTCTGTGCTCCAGCCCTAGCCCTCAGGGCAGCACGGGCTCCAAGGGTCCATGACATCAGTCAGATGGCTTGGCAGGTTAGCAGGGCACCAGTCAGATTGTCGGTCAACACTGGGAGGGCATGCAGGGCACTCACCTGCCTAGGCTCCCCAGCAGGaacctgcagggacagagatGGTGCCATCAGCTGTGTCCCATACATGCTGGCAagcccccagcagctcctgccacatACACTCACCATTCTCCCCGTGCTGCCACTGCCTCCTTCCGCACCAGCCTCTTTTTGTCATCCAAAGGCTTAGCCAGTGCCCGGATAACTCGGGCCTTGTATGGCAGCAGCTATAGGACAGAAGGGGCTCTTAGAGAACTGGGTGCTGGCTGCCCCCCAGGAGGTTTGGAACCCCCTTGCCCCTCTACATGCAGGAGCATGTACTCAGGAGCAGGCAGTAGGGTGCTGCAGGAGCACTTACCACTGGTGTGGGCAGGCAGGTGAGCGCATGGGCACAGCGCAGGGCAGCGATGCGGACAGCCTGGAACACACAGGGGTGAGGCCAGCATCAggggggcagagaggggcatGGCAAGGAGGAATGAGGGGGTGCACGCACCAtggtggggctggaggtgaGATTGAGGAACTTGGTGACCAGTGTGTCGACATGCAGGCTCATGATCTGGGGAGCTTCaagcagcagtggctggaggcagctcagtGTGGAGAGCTGTACCACATGGTCTGAGCAGGACAAGGCCTCAAGCAGgagggaaagcagctgcagaggggaaTACACAGGAGTCATGAATAACCCCAAACCATGCACTCTGCATTGTCACAGCTTCCCCTGCCTGCTATCAAGGCTGGGTCTTACCGTGGGCAACTCTGTCACCAGCACAGGTTTGGGGAGATGGTTTAGCACATGGGACAGGCCCTTCAGATAATTAGCCTTCACATCTGTGGAAAGCAGAGATGGTCACAAGCAGCCAGGGGATTAAGAGGATGCTATCTCAGGTCCCCTGGGTAAGGGGTTAGGGGTAGtaaggccaggctgggggtggCTGCTCACCGGGACCAGCCCCATGGAAGCCCTGCACCAGCTTGGGGACATTGTCAGTGAAGAAGCGCTGGCGGAACATGATGCGCACGTCGGCATGGCAGCCCTTGTGCAGCACGTCCGGGGACTCGACCATGAGCAGGGAGAAGCCATCAGCCACCGCAGGGCCCAGCTCAGTGTTACCCAGCAGGCCCAGCAGCTGTGAGGGAGAGAGCCCTGAGAAAGAgtgccctgctgctgggggtccccggccagccctgggggagcAAGGCAGGTTTCTCAGACACCACCCAGCCACACCACCT
Above is a window of Pithys albifrons albifrons isolate INPA30051 chromosome 9, PitAlb_v1, whole genome shotgun sequence DNA encoding:
- the ZDHHC16 gene encoding palmitoyltransferase ZDHHC16 isoform X2: MRSRQRMFAAVMRLLLKCLRLGRRRRFKLVRQAEQLWHYGHLCLRSLLYNSFTNGDVVLDSLFEPVYWLVDHVTRWFGVVFVALVIGLTSSIVAIVYICLLPLILQTYTPAWICWHLAYGHWNLIMIVFHYYMAITTSPGHPPQAKNDLTGVSICRKCIAPKPARTHHCSICNSRELGGCLCPPKHSACTGSDTGAALLPPRCVLKMDHHCPWLNNCVGHYNHRYFFSFCLFMTMGCIYCSISGWEMFRDAYAAIERMKLLEKERLQVAANQTYYQTPPPTFSFRQRAFHKSVVYLWVLCSSVALALGALTLWHAALITRGETSIERHINRKERQRLQKKGKVFRNPYSYGSWDNWKVFLGVDMPRHWLTRVLLPSPHLPHGTGLSWDLPPCMTEQHTPLLAI
- the ZDHHC16 gene encoding palmitoyltransferase ZDHHC16 isoform X3, encoding MRSRQRMFAAVMRLLLKCLRLGRRRRFKLVRQAEQLWHYGHLCLRSLLYNSFTNGDVVLDSLFEPVYWLVDHVTRWFGVVFVALVIGLTSSIVAIVYICLLPLILQTYTPAWICWHLAYGHWNLIMIVFHYYMAITTSPGHPPQAKNDLTGVSICRKCIAPKPARTHHCSICNSRELGGCLCPPKHSACTGSDTGAALLPPRCVLKMDHHCPWLNNCVGHYNHRYFFSFCLFMTMGCIYCSISGWEMFRDAYAAIETYYQTPPPTFSFRQRAFHKSVVYLWVLCSSVALALGALTLWHAALITRGETSIERHINRKERQRLQKKGKALAHPCSAALSSPAPWDRPELGPASLHDRAAHTTPGHLRPGAPDIPPRRQGSTWGTPLHPFGPRAWQKSGAGTHR
- the ZDHHC16 gene encoding palmitoyltransferase ZDHHC16 isoform X5, which encodes MRSRQRMFAAVMRLLLKCLRLGRRRRFKLVRQAEQLWHYGHLCLRSLLYNSFTNGDVVLDSLFEPVYWLVDHVTRWFGVVFVALVIGLTSSIVAIVYICLLPLILQTYTPAWICWHLAYGHWNLIMIVFHYYMAITTSPGHPPQAKNDLTGVSICRKCIAPKPARTHHCSICNRCVLKMDHHCPWLNNCVGHYNHRYFFSFCLFMTMGCIYCSISGWEMFRDAYAAIERMKLLEKERLQVAANQTYYQTPPPTFSFRQRAFHKSVVYLWVLCSSVALALGALTLWHAALITRGETSIERHINRKERQRLQKKGKVFRNPYSYGSWDNWKVFLGVDMPRHWLTRVLLPSPHLPHGTGLSWDLPPCMTEQHTPLLAI
- the ZDHHC16 gene encoding palmitoyltransferase ZDHHC16 isoform X6; its protein translation is MRSRQRMFAAVMRLLLKCLRLGRRRRFKLVRQAEQLWHYGHLCLRSLLYNSFTNGDVVLDSLFEPVYWLVDHVTRWFGVVFVALVIGLTSSIVAIVYICLLPLILQTYTPAWICWHLAYGHWNLIMIVFHYYMAITTSPGHPPQAKNDLTGVSICRKCIAPKPARTHHCSICNRCVLKMDHHCPWLNNCVGHYNHRYFFSFCLFMTMGCIYCSISGWEMFRDAYAAIETYYQTPPPTFSFRQRAFHKSVVYLWVLCSSVALALGALTLWHAALITRGETSIERHINRKERQRLQKKGKVFRNPYSYGSWDNWKVFLGVDMPRHWLTRVLLPSPHLPHGTGLSWDLPPCMTEQHTPLLAI
- the ZDHHC16 gene encoding palmitoyltransferase ZDHHC16 isoform X4, giving the protein MRSRQRMFAAVMRLLLKCLRLGRRRRFKLVRQAEQLWHYGHLCLRSLLYNSFTNGDVVLDSLFEPVYWLVDHVTRWFGVTYTPAWICWHLAYGHWNLIMIVFHYYMAITTSPGHPPQAKNDLTGVSICRKCIAPKPARTHHCSICNSRELGGCLCPPKHSACTGSDTGAALLPPRCVLKMDHHCPWLNNCVGHYNHRYFFSFCLFMTMGCIYCSISGWEMFRDAYAAIERMKLLEKERLQVAANQTYYQTPPPTFSFRQRAFHKSVVYLWVLCSSVALALGALTLWHAALITRGETSIERHINRKERQRLQKKGKALAHPCSAALSSPAPWDRPELGPASLHDRAAHTTPGHLRPGAPDIPPRRQGSTWGTPLHPFGPRAWQKSGAGTHR
- the ZDHHC16 gene encoding palmitoyltransferase ZDHHC16 isoform X1, whose product is MRSRQRMFAAVMRLLLKCLRLGRRRRFKLVRQAEQLWHYGHLCLRSLLYNSFTNGDVVLDSLFEPVYWLVDHVTRWFGVVFVALVIGLTSSIVAIVYICLLPLILQTYTPAWICWHLAYGHWNLIMIVFHYYMAITTSPGHPPQAKNDLTGVSICRKCIAPKPARTHHCSICNSRELGGCLCPPKHSACTGSDTGAALLPPRCVLKMDHHCPWLNNCVGHYNHRYFFSFCLFMTMGCIYCSISGWEMFRDAYAAIERMKLLEKERLQVAANQTYYQTPPPTFSFRQRAFHKSVVYLWVLCSSVALALGALTLWHAALITRGETSIERHINRKERQRLQKKGKALAHPCSAALSSPAPWDRPELGPASLHDRAAHTTPGHLRPGAPDIPPRRQGSTWGTPLHPFGPRAWQKSGAGTHR